One segment of Cololabis saira isolate AMF1-May2022 chromosome 9, fColSai1.1, whole genome shotgun sequence DNA contains the following:
- the scarf2 gene encoding scavenger receptor class F member 2 — MEVKNLSACAALLCLFFCSVLSQDLNPKGRNVCRSAGSPGLVCCSGWGQLGNECLTPLCEGNFTCKDNEVCVRPNECRCRHGYFGASCDTKCPAQYWGPDCKGKCHCYPNGQCNDLTGECTCNHNRWGPNCENACLCQKGKCDQQTGKCTCHPGIWGPQCNNNCYCSVNSVCDSMTGRCLCNPGWMGRNCAIQCNCNGSPCDQFTGRCQCRERLWGPRCERYCQCYHGKCNPVDGSCTCTLGYRGKLCKEPCPAGFYGQNCRNRCGHCKGQQPCKVTEGRCVTCDRGWNGTRCDQLCSKGFFGENCQEVCPTCKDGHHCDPIHGKCSHCNAGWIGDRCEVRCPNGTYGENCENNCSHCFNGICHVVTGECLCDPGFYGTYCNMTCQPGQYGVNCNQTCSCNDKNCDPVSGACYLHPNQRMGVIAAGSLVSFLLITLLSLLCCCCLCRHKDNHNKKAKRILCGRFSRISTKLPRIPLRRQKLPKVVVAHHDPENTFNCSFIEPPSVAEQMSPSSWSSQESFSSYESEDEGPVYCVPNDESVSDAKEKQSPSPAAEEVEEELNDEDAGEYTSLKDTSVTKPESAEPRLHKYSDSEGSNSGSDSTAAALYARVARLSKQSKDDEGSGRDGDSTPTPEPKRNGKPPPSPGKPKPRPPDPSTKPKVSWIHGSTTGSPLAEQQGGVKSFIMSKEKKRSSSDGSSKSEERQKIEDICRAQQKNQEWKDTGVNGSASKHKPLRGKKSGDGHSPSHMDHINGVVQNALKKISNFHSSSPEKKCVDNPKQTPKEPPKSPKLIHPHMNSEAATLLAAQLKEKTQSINRHEGTGLTKTNGLSPSKGHKEKPTPPQKAKRTASSGLGQQGSTKPLLPTSNSLQKMVAPVANSCGTPEAKSPEKQDLNGSRTGDLLDPTPKKTPIKKPPRKKGKEGTLETVESKPPPPKTAIMPPQVVK, encoded by the exons GTCACCGGGATTGGTGTGCTGCAGTGGATGGGGGCAGTTAGGGAATGAGTGCCTGACAC CTCTCTGTGAGGGCAATTTCACCTGCAAGGACAACGAGGTGTGTGTCAGGCCAAATGAATGTCGCTGTCGTCATGGATACTTTGGAGCCAGCTGTGACACCA AATGCCCTGCACAGTACTGGGGACCTGACTGCAAAGGGAAATGTCACTGTTACCCCAACGGCCAGTGTAACGACCTGACCGGTGAGTGCACCTGCAACCACAACCGCTGGGGTCCGAACTGTGAGAACGCATGTCTGTGCCAAAAGGGCAAGTGCGACCAGCAAACAGGAAAATGCACATGTCACCCCGGCATCTGGGGTCCCCAGTGCAACAACAACTGCTACTGCAGCGTCAACTCGGTGTGCGACTCCATGACGGGGCGGTGTCTGTGCAACCCCGGCTGGATGGGGAGGAACTGCGCCATCCAGTGCAACTGCAACGGCTCGCCGTGCGACCAGTTCACGGGGCGCTGCCAGTGCAGGGAGAGGCTGTGGGGCCCACGCTGTGAACGATACTGTCAGTGCTACCACGGCAAGTGCAACCCGGTCGACGGCTCTTGCACGTGCACTCTGGGCTACCGTGGGAAGCTCTGCAAGGAACCGTGTCCGGCTGGATTCTACGGTCAAAACTGCAGGAAcag ATGCGGGCACTGCAAAGGCCAGCAGCCCTGCAAGGTGACGGAGGGCCGCTGCGTCACCTGCGACAGGGGCTGGAACGGCACGCGGTGCGATCAGCTCTGCTCCAAGGGCTTCTTCGGAGAGAACTGCCAGGAGGTGTGTCCCACCTGCAAGGACGGTCACCACTGTGACCCCATCCATGGCAAGTGCTCCCACTGCAACGCCGGCTGGATTGGGGACAG GTGCGAGGTGCGTTGCCCCAATGGCACGTATGGCGAAAACTGCGAGAACAACTGCAGTCATTGTTTTAACGGCATCTGTCATGTTGTCACCGGAGAGTGTCTGTGCGACCCCGGCTTTTATGGCACCTA CTGCAACATGACCTGTCAGCCGGGCCAGTACGGAGTCAACTGCAACCAAACGTGCTCCTGCAATGACAAGAACTGTGATCCCGTGTCTGGGGCCTGCTACCTCC ATCCCAACCAGCGGATGGGTGTGATCGCAGCAGGCTCCCTGGTCTCCTTCTTACTGATCACCCTGCTCTcgctgctctgctgctgctgcctctgTCGACACAAAGACAACCACAA CAAAAAAGCCAAACGGATCTTGTGTGGACGATTCAGCAGAATCAGCACTAAACTTCCCCGTATTCCACTGAGGCGACAGAAACTGCCCAAAGTAGTCG TAGCCCACCACGACCCGGAGAACACCTTCAACTGCAGCTTCATCGAGCCCCCCTCTGTGGCCGAGCAGATGTCCCCCTCCTCCTGGTCCTCCCAGGAGTCCTTCTCCTCCTATGAGAGTGAAGACGAAGGGCCAGTTTACTGCGTTCCCAACGATG AATCTGTGAGTGATGCCAAAGAGAAGCAGAGCCCAAGCCCTGCTGCAGAGGAGGTGGAAGAGGAGCTTAACGACGAGGATGCAGGGGAGTACACTTCCCTCAAAGACACAAGTGTCACCAAGCCGGAGAGCGCTGAGCCGCGCCTACACAAGTACTCTGACAGCGAAGGCTCCAACAGCGGCTCTGACTCCACGGCCGCGGCCCTCTACGCTCGCGTCGCCCGACTTTCAAAGCAGTCCAAGGACGACGAGGGCAGTGGAAGGGACGGGGATAGCACCCCTACCCCGGAGCCCAAGCGAAACGGCAAGCCGCCGCCTTCGCCTGGAAAGCCCAAGCCTCGCCCCCCAGACCCCTCTACTAAGCCCAAAGTGTCGTGGATACACGGTAGCACAACGGGGTCTCCACTGGCAGAACAGCAGGGAGGAGTTAAGTCGTTTATAATGtccaaagagaaaaagaggagctCCAGCGATGGGTCATCCAAGAGTGAAGAGCGGCAAAAAATAGAGGATATTTGTCGAGCCCAACAAAAGAACCAGGAGTGGAAGGATACAGGTGTCAATGGGTCCGCCAGCAAACACAAACCTCTGCGAGGTAAGAAGTCTGGGGACGGGCACAGCCCCAGTCACATGGATCACATCAACGGTGTCGTCCAGAACGCCCTCAAGAAGATAAGTAATTTCCATAGCTCCTCACCTGAGAAGAAATGTGTTGACAATCCAAAGCAGACCCCCAAGGAGCCCCCCAAGAGCCCCAAGTTAATCCACCCTCACATGAACTCTGAGGCCGCCACGCTGCTGGCTGCTCAGCTTAAGGAGAAAACCCAAAGCATCAACAGGCATGAGGGGACAGGACTGACCAAGACCAATGGTCTCTCTCCATCCAAGGGGCACAAGGAGAAACCCACACCACCGCAGAAAGCCAAGAGGACTGCGTCCAGTGGGCTCGGCCAGCAGGGCTCCACCAAGCCCCTGCTGCCCACCTCCAACAGCCTCCAGAAGATGGTGGCGCCCGTCGCCAACAGCTGCGGTACCCCAGAAGCCAAGAGCCCGGAGAAGCAGGACTTGAACGGCTCCAGGACAGGGGACCTGTTGGACCCCACACCAAAGAAGACCCCCATAAAAAAGCCCCCCAGGAAGAAAGGCAAGGAGGGCACCTTGGAAACGGTCGAAAGTAAACCCCCCCCGCCAAAGACAGCCATTATGCCACCACAGGTAGTGAAGTAA